A single genomic interval of Phocoena sinus isolate mPhoSin1 chromosome 15, mPhoSin1.pri, whole genome shotgun sequence harbors:
- the KCNG1 gene encoding potassium voltage-gated channel subfamily G member 1 yields MTLLPGDNSDYDYSALSCTSDASFHPAFFPQSQSLKGVFYRRAQRLRPQDEPRQGGQPEDRRRQIIINVGGIKYSLPWTTLEEFPLTRLGQLKACTNFDDILNVCDDYDVTCNEFFFDRNPGAFGTILTFLRAGKLRLLREMCALSFQEELLYWGIAEDHLDGCCKRRYLQKIEEFAEMVEREDEDDPLDSEDHDSEGPTEGEGRLGRCMRRLRDMVERPHSGLPGKVFACLSVLFVTVTAVNLSISTLPSLREEEEKGQCSHMCRNIFIVESVCVGWFSLEFLLRLIQAPSKFAFLRSPLTLIDMVAILPYYITLLVDGAAADRRKPGTGNSYLDKVGLVLRVLRALRILYVMRLARHSLGLQTLGLTARRCTREFGLLLLFLCVAIALFAPLLYVIENEMADSPEFTSIPACYWWAVITMTTVGYGDMVPRSTPGQVVALSSILSGILLMAFPVTSIFHTFSRSYLELKQEQERVMFRRTQFLIKTKSQLSSMSHDSDILFGSASSDTRDNN; encoded by the exons ATGACCCTCTTACCGGGAGACAATTCTGATTACGACTACAGCGCGCTGAGCTGCACCTCCGACGCCTCCTTCCACCCGGCCTTCTTCCCCCAAAGCCAATCACTCAAGGGCGTCTTTTACCGCCGAGCCCAGCGGCTGCGGCCACAAGACGAGCCCCGCCAGGGCGGCCAGCCAGAGGACCGCAGGCGCCAGATCATCATCAACGTGGGCGGCATCAAGTACTCGCTGCCCTGGACCACGCTGGAGGAGTTCCCGCTAACGCGGCTGGGCCAGCTCAAGGCCTGCACCAACTTCGACGACATCCTCAACGTGTGCGATGACTACGACGTCACCTGCAACGAGTTCTTCTTCGACCGCAACCCGGGGGCCTTTGGCACCATCCTGACCTTCCTGAGGGCCGGCAAGCTGCGGCTGCTGCGGGAGATGTGCGCCCTGTCCTTCCAGGAGGAGCTGCTCTACTGGGGCATCGCCGAGGACCACCTGGACGGCTGCTGTAAGCGCCGCTACCTGCAGAAGATCGAGGAGTTCGCCGAGATGGTGGAGCGGGAGGATGAGGACGACCCGCTGGACAGCGAGGACCACGACAGCGAGGGCCCCACGGAGGGCGAGGGCCGCCTGGGCCGCTGCATGCGGAGACTGCGCGACATGGTAGAGAGGCCACACTCAGGGCTGCCCGGCAAGGTGTTCGCCTGCCTGTCGGTGCTCTTTGTCACCGTCACTGCCGTCAACCTCTCCATCAGCACCTTACCCAgcctgagggaggaggaggagaag ggCCAGTGCTCCCACATGTGCCGCAACATCTTCATCGTGGAGTCCGTGTGTGTGGGCTGGTTCTCCCTCGAGTTCCTCCTGCGTCTCATCCAGGCGCCCAGCAAGTTTGCCTTCCTAAGGAGCCCGCTGACGCTGATTGACATGGTGGCCATCCTGCCCTACTACATCACCCTGCTGGTGGACGGCGCCGCCGCGGACCGCCGCAAGCCCGGCACAGGCAACAGCTACCTGGACAAGGTGGGGCTGGTGCTGCGCGTCCTGCGGGCGCTGCGTATCCTGTACGTCATGCGCCTGGCCCGCCACTCGCTGGGGCTGCAGACGCTGGGGCTCACGGCCCGCCGCTGCACCCGCGAGTTCGGCCTCCTGCTGCTCTTCCTCTGCGTGGCCATCGCCCTCTTTGCCCCCCTCCTCTACGTCATCGAGAACGAGATGGCCGATAGCCCCGAGTTCACCAGCATCCCTGCCTGCTACTGGTGGGCCGTCATCACCATGACAACTGTGGGCTATGGCGACATGGTACCCAGGAGCACGCCTGGCCAGGTGGTGGCGCTCAGCAGCATCCTCAGCGGCATCCTCCTCATGGCCTTCCCCGTGACCTCCATCTTCCACACCTTCTCCCGTTCCTACCTGGAGCTCAAGCAGGAGCAAGAAAGGGTGATGTTCCGGAGGACCCAGTTCCTCATCAAAACCAAGTCGCAGCTGAGCAGCATGTCCCACGACAGTGACATCTTGTTTGGAAGTGCCTCCTCAGACACCAGAGACAACAACTGA